The Toxorhynchites rutilus septentrionalis strain SRP chromosome 1, ASM2978413v1, whole genome shotgun sequence genome contains the following window.
gattttttggataccaaaataacaggaaaatacttattgtttaaaatatgtgatattcggttgGAAGAttaaaatacatgatacgaagaacacatgttctTCAtgagaaaataatcttccgaaattttataacatttggcaaccttcacatctcgcttccctgttatctagcacttggtcgaagaaaatgcagaaagaagagtaagaagccagttgtcacgtcttgtcttagaaTGCAACTAAATAAAATTGAATCACCTATTTTCTGCTTCTGCTACGTATACGTATCTGTTAATATATCTTCCAATATACAAATAGGAATCTTGAATCAAACCTTTTCCAATAATTAAAGCTGACTTATATTAAAACCGAGGACCGGAGTCTATTTTAAAGTGTATAACTTTGTCGACCAAAAAACATACCTCCATTAcgatacatttatttttttccgtcaGCATGTTTCTCGGTTTTATTGTGTCTATACGCTATAGTAGCTATGTACACAAGCCCACCCCCAATGTAGCAGTCATCATTTCGATACAAAAGgtgtaacgaaaaaaaaaatctgtatacatCCGTTTCGTGTATCAGCACAGCTCGGCTCGTTCGCACCgcgtgcaaaaaaaaagctgtAGCAGATTTTTCGCCTCCGCTCGCAAACCAAATAACTTTCACAGAACGTGAAAATGCTCACTTTCAGCCAACCGTAATCAGTTTATGGAGCCTCGTGGTATCGACGCCTAGTCATACACCACCCAGACAATGATACTGCTGCTCCCTCATCCTTATCTTTACCGTATTTCAATGCGTATGGTTTGCTTTCGAAAGGACTATCAATGCAGCCTCTGCTTTTCACAACGTTGGATCGTGTTTTTAATCGTcaaatatcaaacaatttttcactaACCGTTCAACCTGTCTGAAAAGAAGCTAGAACTAGCAATACATTTAGTGGAATCTGAGAGGATTAAATCACAAACTCATacaatccaaaatcagcatacaTGATGTCGGTATCGGCTACTAGCAGACACCAAACCGTTCTCTCCAGAAGGATTGTTATGAAATGGTACGAAAGACACACAATTACCGCATTTATTTTGGCATCCGCCCACAACGGGCAGAGCACTGGCAGTGCGTGGTCTCCCCCCAGTATAAACGCCATAGAATACATCGAGTAGGTGCTGTTTTGCATCCCTTCTGGGGGATGACCGTTCTATTTTAGTACTGGATTCTGCCAAAGTTTATACAATTTTAACGAAATTATTGCCAGAGGTAAATTTCGTTACTGTTTGTAGGAATGAAtgttgaaatgaaaataatacgaacgctttttttttgtcttcttcAGAAGCCTGGCATTGAAATTTCCGTGTTTCCTCGAACACATTATACTCCGAAGCGGTCTCCTACGAATTCCGAACAGTTTCCGATCCAATTTCGAAACTTTTTGACTAATCAGAAGTAGCGCTTTTTCGCGGGAGGGTCATACTGAGAATACCGTACAAAAACCATGAGCGACGACCCGTCTTCTACATTGTAGCTTGTAGCGGAGAACAACACATCGAAGGCGCTACACATTCGAAATCTCGTAACAATTCTCGATGCGTAGGTTTAGGCAATACgctgctatttttttttatcatttaaaaGCGTTTGATCTACTGTTATAATTCATTAATCATGATGATGAGCTTTGTTCAGAACGACCGTTCTCGATTTGTTTCTCGACATTCGGTGTGAGGAAGATATACAGAGCTTTTGATTGGATTGAGAATGGAAAACACAGTGCCAGACCATCGAAAACTGACGAAAAAGCGACATTCCATTTATGTTGGCCAATGATTATAAATTAACCAGGAAAAAATCAAAGATAACTCGAACATTGAGTTGGTATCATGTAAACCAACATAAATCAAATGCATCGTTACTTGAGACGAAACTTGGGTTTATAAGTACAACACGCAATCTTCAGCCAATTAGtcagtcttgtttgaaaaaatatatgatgGGGAACTGGCTCCGAATTGAGTTTGGTGAGTTTGGTTGGCAACCAAGATTTTCCATCAACTTCATTAAAAAACACACACTATTTGAAAACATCACTTTATATTAACAAAGAACACTACAATTTCACATTTATTAAACTAAATACAATATTTGACTACACTTAATTTTTTGCACTCAATACATAGATAATGGCAACCTTTTGCCTTTGGTGGTCGGGATATATGAAAAATCTGATCTACCAAAAAAGCCTGTTTCACCCATTTCGCCCATGTTTGATTGCCTGCCTGCTGTTGTTTATTTAGTACACAGTAGACTCCTACAGGAAAACGATACAACGATGCGAGGGGTTCTTGCAGTTTCGTCTAGTAATAACCAACATCCTCCCCCACCCTGGAATTCTACGAATTTCTGAAATCAAACGAAAAACATTCCTCGCGAACAACATGTGGGTGACATCCTAcaacattaattttattttgatgtggACTGAGCAAGTACATCATTATTCAGAAACGGCAAAACGCAAATTTTCTCTACTGGTCTTTTCAGCATTCCAGAAGCTGTCTTCAATGTTACGACTCGAATAACTCCATCAACTCCTGGGTGGACCTGATCTATACGACCCATTCTCCATTTCATTGGGGGGATGTTCTCATCTTTGATGACTACCAACTGTCCAATGCCTATTGGGACTGGTGGTTTCCACCTCTTATTTCTTCCCTGCAATTGTGCTAGGTACTCAGTTCGCCATCTCTTCCAGAAATCCtgcaaatttttttgaattgctTGCCAATGTTTAAGTCTATTCATAGGAACCATTGTATAATCTGGATCGGGAAGTTGCTGCAGTGAGGAGCCAATCAAAAAGTGTCCTGGCGTCAGTGGTTCAAAATCATTCGGGTCATCTGACAAAGCTGTTATTGGTCGAGAATTAAGGCAAGCTTCAACCTGCACCAGTAACGTGTTCATATCCTCGAGGCTAACAATATTCGTACCCAGAATTCTTAAAAGGTGATATTTTGCAGAACGAACAGCAGCCTCCCAAAGCCCTCCAAAATGAGGGGCACTAGGTGGATTAAAATGCCATCGTACTCCTTTCATGACACATTCCCTCGATATTTGATGGTTATGCTCCTTACTTTTCAGAAGCTTGAATAGATTTTGGAGTTTATTGCGGGTTGCGGGAAATTGGTTCCATTATCTGAATAAATATCTGAGCTGTGACCTCTTCTCGCGAAAAACCTTCGTAGCGCTTGCAGGAATCGATCAGTGGATAGATCAGTGACAAGTTCTAAGTGCACGGCCTTTGTGCAGAGACATACAAATAGACATACGTAAGCCTTGACTGCTGTACGCCGAGGTCCTGGACGAACATAAACTGGTCCAAAATAATCGACACCACTTCTCAAAAATGGTCGTGCTATATTAACTCTGGCCGCTGGAAGCTCTCCCATGAACTGTTGTATTGTAGTGGGTTTAACTCGAAAACAACGTTGACATTGATGAACCACAATACGGGCTAAATTACGACCTCCCAACGGCCAATACTTGAGACGTACCGATGCTAACAGCAGTTGAGGTCCAGCATGAAGCAATTGTTtgtgaaaatgttcaaaaatcattCTAGTTAATGCATGTTTTGATGGTAGAACTACGGGATGTTTGGTTTCTTGGTTTTCCTATGAGTTTTCCAATCGTCCTCCAACACAGATTACATTTTCGAAGTGGTGAACTTCGGGAAACTGGTTCCATTTTATTGAGAGCCTTCCATTCGTGCTCAAACTCCTCTCGTTGTATGTGACGGATCAAAATGAACTCAGCGTCCTTTAGTTCCCTAGCAGTAAGTGGGATAACTACATTCTTTTTATCAACCTTATGCCGTAATACCGCAAATAAACGCAACCAATATGCTGTACTTCTCAATAGACGACAGAAGTCCGAAAAATGTTTGATATACCAGCTACTGAAGGGTTCTCCTTGTTGAACTGCATTATGTGTCGTAGTTTGGCGAATTTCTATCTCAGCTTCTCGTGTCTGCAACAAGGATGTTTGATAAGGCCAGGAACCTTGCGTTTGCTTTAGCCAAGATGGTCCTTCCCACCAAAATATGTTCATCAGCTGGTTTGGTGGTATTATCTGCGGGGTTATCAGCTCCAGGAATATGTTGCCATAGTCGGTTTTCTGTAATCGCCTGTATCTTCGCTACTCGATTGGCGACAAACGTTACCCATGAAGTCGGCACTGCTTTAAGCCACTGCAACACACACGTGGAATCGGTCCAAAAATATAAGTCTATTTCTTGTTTTATTGATTTCATAATTAGCTCCGACAATTGCGCTGCCATCAGTGCCCCACATAATTCCAGCCTTGGCAATGATTGGCACTTCAATGGTGCCACCTTGGATTTCGATGCTAGAAGAATCACTCGAACAGTTCCTGATGAATCACAACTCCTCACATATGCACATGCCCCATATGCCTTTTCAGAGGCGTCCGAAAAAATATGCAATTCTGTCGAAATTGATTGCGGTATTATAGCACATCGGTCGATCGAAATTTCGTTGAGAATTGGTAGCTGTCTTTGAAATTCTTGCCATTCTCCTTTCAATCTTGAAGGCAACGGATCATCCCAGTCGTATTTGTTCCCATTTCGATCTTCCAAACATCATAGTCGCTGCATGAAAATTTTTGCCGTTGTAATAACAGCTCCAATCAACCCTAAAGGATCGAAAAGCCTGGCGATCATGGACAATATCTTCCGTTTAGACACTTCTTCCCTGATATCAACTGGAGGAATTTTAAATTGGACTTTTAGGATGTCTGTTCCAGGTATCCAAATCAGTCCCAGTGTTCTCACAGCTGGATCAGGGTCAAGTTGAACCTCAGTAGTGGAGAATGCTAGGTTTTCCGGAGGCACACCTTCTAAAACCTGTGGGCAATTGGAAGCCCACTTCCTCAACCTGAATCCACCTTTCTGCAATAAGGAATCGAGCTGGTTTCGCAATTCACTTCCCATATTTACGTTGTCAACACCTGCTATTATGTCATCCATGTAGACGTCTTGGATCAACGAATCAGCTGCTAGGGAAAATTCACTTCTTTCATCCTCAGCTAATTGTTTCAGGGTTCTCGTGGGCAGAAAAGGAGCTGGCTTAGTACCATAAGTTACAGTGGATAATTCATAAACGTCAACCTCTTGCGATGGATCCGTTCGCCATAAAATACTTTGGAGCGGCACGTCTGTGGTATTCATGTTAATTTGACGGAACATTTTCTCTACATCTGCTACCAGCATAATCTGACGAGTTCGGCATCGTATAATTAAATTCCTCAAATCCTCCTGTATAACTGGGCCCACCATCAGCGAATCGTTCAAGGATATCCCTGTTCCTGTTTTACACGACGCATCGAATACTACCCGTAACTTGGTCGTAGTACTAGTTGCTTTGATTACTGGATGATGGGGCAGAAAATACCGTTTAACCTTATCAACGTTATCCATATCCACTTTCCGCATGTGTCCCAATCGCAAATATTCCTCCATAAAATCGTTGTATTGTAGACGCATAGCAGGATCATTCTGTAACCTTCGCTCCAAGCCTTGGAGCCGACGGAATGCAATGTCCCTTGACTCGCCCATCCTTTCCAGCACGTCTTCAATTTTAGGTAAAGAGAATGTATACCTGCCATTCCTCTCCcttttaaccgattttttatacaGATCCTCACAACGCTGTTCCTCGGGGGAGTAATTAGTAGACTTTTCAACTTCCTCACAGGCCCAAAACCGATTTATCAATGCATCTAAGTCTATGGACGTAGCCGAGTTACAGGTAATTCGTGGACTAGCATTCTGTTTCCCAACGGTCCCCGTTACCACCCAGCCAAAAACTGATCGGGTTAACGAGGGTAATTCTGCACCCAAGtggatttcattttcatttttgaagaaTGTGAAGAAGTGTTGAATGCCCAAGATGATGTCTACTGACTTAGATTCCGTAAATGCTGGATCGGCCAAATCTAAGACTTTCGTAATTTTCCAGGTCatcaaaaccacatttttcgtCGGAAGATTTGCTGTAACTCTTGGGAGCAAAAGAAAATCCATTTTGCATGTGTAATTCCCAAATCGTGAACGGACTGCCGCAGATACTGTGTGTTTTACCCGAGTGGTTTCTTGACCAATGCCACTGACAGCCACGTCAGCCTGTCTTCGCTTGCATTTCAAACGCTGATTCAGTCCTTCAGTCATAAAATTGCACTCTGACCCTGAATCTAGCAGAGCTCTGGCTGGAACTACGGTACCATTATCATCTTCCAGCAAAACGATAGCGGTAGCCAATAATACCGAGGACGCACAATACGATGCTGTGTTGGATGTCGATGCAGCGAGTACAGCCGACACTTCCTTGGGACTGAAGGATCGCGAAGATTCTCTTGATTTTACCGGTGAACCTTCAGCTGCTTTATTGCCTTGAGAGTTCTCTTCGCGAAAACAAACTAACGTGTGGTGCTTTCCCTTACAAACACGACAAACGAAACGGGATAAACAATCGACTGCCTGGTGACCTCTTTTGAAACAGTTACGACACAATGAATGACTGCGGAGAAGCCTATCACGAGTCGATATCGTCATGCGTCTAAACTGCGGACACTGATACAGAAGATGCGTATCTGAACAAGCTACACAACGAAGCCCAGCTGTTTGCACTGCATTATAATTCGTTAGCGTAAGTGGTTGTCTTCTTCTCGGCGGTTGTGCTACCTCAACCCGGGCTCCTGTTCCCTTTGGTGGTAATGAGTCAAGTACCCGAATCCGTCGCTGCAAGAAATCAACCATGTCCTTGATGGTATCTTGGTCTTTGGATGCAGAATATTCCTCCCAGCCTCTTCTTGTAGCTGGGTCCAATCTGGAACCTAATATATCCAACAGCAACAAATCTTTATACTCTGCTGGTTCTACAAGTTGATCTAAGGTATGAATAGCACGCTCAAAATGTTCCAGTAATGCTTGTAATTCTGCGCCAGATTCTTTCACTAGATTTGGCATTCTAAACAATGCCTGAATTTGTCTCCGTATCGTTGTATCTTTTCATCAGTGTTTCCCATGCTACCTGATAGTTCCCCCTAGTGATTGCGAGCGGATCTACAAGAGCCTTTGCCTCTCCTGCTAAACAACCTTTCAAGTAGTGGAATTTCTCAACTTCTGGTAAATCGGTTTTGTGGTGTATTAACGACAGATATAGGTCTCTGAAACTTAACCACTCATCAATATTGCCGTCAAACGTTTGCAATTTGATTTGTGGGAGACGAACATGTTCAATAGTCGATTGTTGTGTCACGTCCAGCCCTTGGGTAGTCGCATTCATACCAGACCCACACTCTAAGTCCTTAACCTTCTCTAGCAACATGGATTTCGCCTCATAATATCTATTACTAAAATCGGAACGTTGTCTAGAATAGGTATCATCTTCTGCGGTATAGTCGTCGTGCATTTCGATGTCTATTATGGCCTCATTAACCTTTTCCCACAATTCCTCAAGTTTTTCCAGCTGCACTGTAACTCGAGTCGCAATCGTTTCCTCATCCAGAGTGTCCAAAAAACGGCAGATATCGTTGAACATCTCTTGCAGGGACTTCAACCTCGTTTGTAGCGCCTTCAGAGAATTACTCCTTGTTGTTGGTGGCATTTTGAATACTCGTTTGTAGTTATGTATATAAATGAAACAGCTTATGTAGTACCAAAAGTAGAATCCAGCTCCGGCTGGACATATACTGTTCAAACTGACCTGACAAAAAATTGATGCTACTGAATTGCCAATAACAGTGTGCCGGTTAATTCTCGTGTTCACAAGCTGTTGCTCCTTAATAGTGGTGTTTGTAATAACGAGATATGTGGGCCCCTCGTATTACAATGTACcacaaaatgaaaacaaatgttGCGTGTTGCACCAATACAAGCGTTCGATGAGGAAAAGGTGAAATGTGTAGAACCCacccgggtgacgtctttagagaacccctattgaactgacagtagccaacatatcgagtatcccactgacaCTTCTCAGTTTGGGTTCCCCACTGACAGGTTCGATTGGAGAACAATATTTCATAATGGCGTATTTAGTAATTGATTCCGACTTTGTATTTTAACTGTTATGTTCATTAAATAGGTCGTAACAAAATCTGAtgccaataaaaaatatagctatAATTTCCATTGGCCTGTGGTTCAGTTCTCAATCTTTTTATAAACATATTTCATTAAAAAGAACCAAATTTATCATCACTTTGAATTGTTCTTTATTAGATAAGGCATTTTCATATGTAAGTCTTGAATTTGACTGAAAATTGTAAACATTGTCAAATTATTCCTTGTGATGCATAGCAATGTCGGCGATTActtgcatttttttaaagaaatatcTTTTGTGTAATGGAAACTGTTATTTAAAGGTAAGCGTCGCAAAAGTTATCGTTGAGTTATTTAAATCTACACTATTTTCTGGATGTGACAATATCAGCTTCCATCATGTATCAATTACGGAAAGCGGAGTGCTTGATTATTCTTGTTTCGATTATCAGTTTTTGTTACTTTAAACTAGCACGTATAGCATtgtaattttaacatttgagtTTTAGTTGATGGGTGACACCTGTACACAGGGGAGTCGTTCTTGCAGTGCAAAAACTGCTCGCATACTGCGGCCACTTGATCCTGACGAACTAAAGGAAACAGCCACCGATAGTGCATCCTGGGTACTGGACTGCATCGTGCTAACATCAGTAGATTGGGATAATCTTCCTGCTGGGTGATTTGGAATGAGTAAAACCAGTAATCTTGTTACAACTCGATGTGTATGCTCATAATATTGAACGGTCGAAACGCTATGGTCACGAAAACCTCGATTATGCTGGATCTTGGGGAAGCAAATGACCAGTTCGAGTAAACAACGAAGGGTGATTAATTTGTTGTAAACACTTGTAGAACACTTGATATAGACAGACATATGGTCGTCAAACAACTAAAATGATCgaattgaaaatgattttgtttCTTCTATAGGTCTCCACTCCATCGGCGTCGATTGTTTTCCTCTATACTGCCAGCGGGCCACTTGTACGAAGCTCATGCAAGGCGGGCGAATTTTTCATAACAATCATTCTAAAGAACAGGGCTGAGGAAGCAGAACGCAATAAAGAATAGGTGGCTTGAAGCCTTCGTATTGAAGACCAAGCATTTGTAACTAAATGAGGCAACTTAGTGATTATGTTACATAGTGTATCTGTGTtgcaattctgaaaaaaaaagtttattgtaTGATAAGTACATCCTGTTTTACATTTCATGTAAATACAAAAGTTGTTTACCGATGTCTTGAACTTTGAAAATATCCAGCTCATAAGTCGATTCactgaatatatatattttttaatattttgttatCGTATATGAACTACCAGGATCTTCCATAGGTTAAAAGTGGTTTTATTGTTGGAGCTCTAATATAtttgaaaactactgaaccgatcagaATGAGAATTTAGAGTATCGCACGTACTTTTGTGCTATTAAGTGTTGCGGCATGTATAGCGGGATGAGTATTTTTGTTATCTAGCTGCACGATTTGAAATCCTAATCTGTGTACCCGATGGTATGAAAATATACGGGAAAATTGTTGTACGAATGATCGGAAGTAGCAAGACCATTTGATGGCATTTTCAGCTAAATAATTTACGTTATCAACAAGACATTCTGCCCTATTATGCGCGGCGTATCGGATGTGAAATTAGAGTAATGGAGCTAGTTTCGAGAGGACTCAAAATGGAACTGAAGTGAACAGTCAGGAACTATGGAATGTATAAAAATGCCTCTTTCGAATGATAACCTTGAACTCATTAACTTTATTCAATTTgtttataaatatttattaatttcctTCGAAAATAATTAGTCTGGTAAGTTTTTGCCTGTTTGTCGGCTTAAAAGATACAATGGTTTTGCTGTATAGTTTCATTCGTATGTTAAGGTAAATGTCTACAATTAGTTTAAGCAGACTAAATTTATGGTCTTCCGCACATAGTTCGCTTTCAGGAAAATCACCGTATAAATCATAAATATCCGATTGCACTCTTAAGAATGCGTTCGTCGCAACATGATTGTAATATTTctcaatatttacatttttctgatCGTCGACAAGTATCTGCAAGTAGAACATAATTTGAAAGCTAAATTTTACCTTTATTATTAAATGAAgggaaatataattattttgaaCTCGTATTCTGCAGCCTTGCATACAGAAGCAATAATCGGCGATCCATACTTGCGCATATAAATCGCACAAGGTGTACATTTTAAATTGCTAAGAACCTTTTGCTCGACAATTTTGGCATGTTCTTCGATTACCATACACAATGCTACATCTGTCTTAAAATAGTCATAATCCTGCAAATACTCTGTGTTCCAGCCATCTGTTTGATCGTCGTGATGCTCCTCGTAGTTCGGATATTCTTGAGTGAGACTCTTAGTTGAAAGCGTGTCAACTTTCCCGAAATTCAAGCAATTTCCTGTTGTTGGATTCATTACAGCGTTGTTAACCAGCAGCCTTTTGTAGCTTGCCCTAAATTGTGCTGCGTTGGGGTTGTTGTTTGATCCGCTTTTCGATCTGATAGCACCAAAAAAGTGTTCCAGGTGATCTTGGCTAAACCAGTACGTGAAAATACTTTCAACAAACCCCAATTCTTCAACATATATTCTATACAATTTCCGGAAGCTCTCAATCGCTACTAGAAATCCCAAAAATCCTGTTTTGCTTCGCGAATCCAAAATGCTTGATCCATCTGATAATTTCATATTGCGGATAAAATATTCGATATACTCGAAAGCATCATGGTAGAGGTCAAAATTTTGTTCAGATAACGGTTTTTTAAAACCCCTACCATTTTTGTCCATGCTGTTGTTCAAATCAAACAAGTCGTTGAACAAGTGAAGGAATTCAGCTGTCGCTGAGCAATCGCTGAATTCCGGCTCGATGCTAACAAGTTGTTCAAGAGCGGTAGCAACGCTGTTGCTAAGCACTTGAACAGCTAACACCACCTTCAATTTTGAATTCTCAAAATTCACATGTTTATCAGACAGCTTCGGCGCCAACTTCAAACCAAGAGTTTTTTGGTATTGATTAAGCTTCTCTATATATTCCCATTTAACTGCTCCATTGGGAGTGATCAACACCTTCTGTTTGTGGAGCGTGTTTCGTATGAGCTTAATCATATGAACTGGATCCAGGAGGACATAAACGTCATGGTTGGAAGTAGGGTGTTTGAAGCATGTCTTCAAGGAATTCGAATTCCCACGTATGTCGCATCCCAGAGCATTAACAGTTCCTATGTTCGTGCACGTTCCATCGAAAGTTAAAGCGACAATCGTGACGCCAACTTCGTACAAACTTTCCAAAATTGTTTTAATAATGTCCTTTTTTTCGATGGAGTTAAGCCCTTTAATAAAAAAGTAAGCTATTGGAATTTTCCACGGATCCTGGACACCCGTGACCATGAAAACTAGAGCCTCTTTGGCAGCAGTTACAGTTACTGAGAATTTTTATCCATTATTTGAACGGAATGCAAATAAGCTACTCCTTCCAgcttttttgtttgttgattcCATATAACCTGCTGGCGCACGGCCATCTCATCCATTATGAGGCATCCTAGTAATGGTTTTCCTTGGGACTTCATACTAGCTGCTTTAAACTTCAAAGCCTCTAGGCTTTCTCGCGTGATACCAGGTTCTCCGTTCATACTTTCGTACCAACGTTTGATGGTACGGGGATGTGGCAAAATTTTCCTGAACACATCGCGTACATAAGTGTACGCCTTCGGTGAATAAAAATGCAAGGTTATGGCGAAGCTGCGTAGAGCGTCACTGTATGGCTGACCATGGGTATGTGATTTCAACTCCTCAAAAAGCGAATCATTTGACAAATAatccttaaataaataaaataataatcaaTTACAAAGCCATTATTTTGATTTCTTAGGTCTACCTGGAATATCGGATGGGTAGAGTCCGATAAAAAATGTTTCTCCTTCAACTTGTCCAATAGATCTTGCATGCTGCTCATACGATCTTTCAACCGTTTGACCTGTCCTCGGAGTAACTTAATCGTCTTCTGAGATCGTGATAGCTGCGATTTGATTTTAGGTACAGCAGTTAAGAATTCTTCTGCTGTAATATCGTCTTTGACATCTCCGGCATACCGAATAGTTCTAAAAGAAGAAAGCTACGTAGAATACCAAATCTGAAATCTGTCCTATAAAATACCTTCGACGTTTTTGTGGAGATAGACTCTGCTCGTCAGTCATGCATCCAATCCGAAGCGACTCTGCTGCTTGATTGATTTCGGAATCATGAGATTCAGAATTGATTTGAAAGTCATGCAAGGTTTGCGATTGACTTGAATCGACCAGATCACTGCGATTGATTCCGATGTCATGCAGAATGTACGATCCGCTTGAACCGGCGAGATGGCTGGGATGATAGGTTCTTTAAAATATTCCAATAAGTATATATTTAGTACAACAAGATAGATATTTAAAACACTTCGTTATAACACCTTTCATAGTTTAAACCAGGTAGAGCACGTGAAATGTTTTCTTTTGGTTCAGACGAGTGTACATGTGTCTTCGGCAGTAGTTCCTCTGTCTCATTGGCATCATTGAATCCGGAATCatcaaaaatttgcaacgaatTTCGATCGATAGAAGGCACGGAGCTGTGTAAGGTATTTTTCAAGACTATTACATTTAGCAAACTACTTATGCGTCGATAATATTCACTTTGAGCTTGAATAAGCACCAAAAACGGAAGGAATTGCTGTTTTGTTTATAGTTTTCCGTCCACAGCAATAATAAAAATCGCTTTCCAAAAAATGTTTCGAACATATTCGATCTAAAGTGAAGTTTATTGCATCAACGTGAATATTTCTGTCCTCAGCATTACATATGGCCTGTAGCCAAGCCATTCGACGTTGGACATTCCTGGGGAACCTGTGCACTGAAAATCCGGCCTGCATCGGTTCACCAATATATTTACGACAGTGGAAGTCACTTTCACACTCGGATACAAAACACTTCATGTCTATAACGAACTGAACTTTTGcttttgaatttatcttttaaaaCCGTACACAAACCAaagttttgttttcgttttgctttcagtttttgtttatatatttcTTATTCTTCTTAGCAGCATGACATTTTATATCTTAGCATCGACAATATGACAGCTTAGCACCCTGCTGGTAGAACCAAACAAACTCCAGCTTCGACTGGACATATACtgtttataatatttttcct
Protein-coding sequences here:
- the LOC129761418 gene encoding uncharacterized protein LOC129761418; translation: MPNLVKESGAELQALLEHFERAIHTLDQLVEPAEYKDLLLLDILGSRLDPATRRGWEEYSASKDQDTIKDMVDFLQRRIRVLDSLPPKGTGARVEVAQPPRRRQPLTLTNYNAVQTAGLRCVACSDTHLLYQCPQFRRMTISTRDRLLRSHSLCRNCFKRGHQAVDCLSRFVCRVCKGKHHTLVCFREENSQGNKAAEGSPVKSRESSRSFSPKEVSAVLAASTSNTASYCASSVLLATAIVLLEDDNGTVVPARALLDSGSECNFMTEGLNQRLKCKRRQADVAVSGIGQETTRVKHTVSAAVRSRFGNYTCKMDFLLLPRVTANLPTKNVVLMTWKITKVLDLADPAFTESKSVDIILGIQHFFTFFKNENEIHLGAELPSLTRSVFGWVVTGTVGKQNASPRITCNSATSIDLDALINRFWACEEVEKSTNYSPEEQRCEDLYKKSVKRERNGRYTFSLPKIEDVLERMGESRDIAFRRLQGLERRLQNDPAMRLQYNDFMEEYLRLGHMRKVDMDNVDKVKRYFLPHHPVIKATSTTTKLRVVFDASCKTGTGISLNDSLMVGPVIQEDLRNLIIRCRTRQIMLVADVEKMFRQINMNTTDVPLQSILWRTDPSQEVDVYELSTVTYGTKPAPFLPTRTLKQLAEDERSEFSLAADSLIQDVYMDDIIAGVDNVNMGSELRNQLDSLLQKGGFRLRKWASNCPQVLEGVPPENLAFSTTEVQLDPDPAVRTLGLIWIPGTDILKVQFKIPPVDIREEVSKRKILSMIARLFDPLGLIGAVITTAKIFMQRL